Proteins encoded in a region of the Planococcus citri chromosome 1, ihPlaCitr1.1, whole genome shotgun sequence genome:
- the LOC135831597 gene encoding E3 ubiquitin-protein ligase Ubr3-like isoform X1 yields MNAMEPPNLVQQIMDRGKKGAADYLKNCRSPELIYEVLDQFLNPDVLINNEESIDWIKWLMAGGKTPDEFTNLVKKYNKATTCGLVWTANFIAYRCRTCGISPCMSLCAECFQRGHHENHDFNMFRSQAGGACDCGDTSVMRSSGFCDKHGANDESECMQPPPDLMYIAEHITPRIFFKLILYLRNIGREAHPNNNDAHNSFDADNFLTMLSELSSMGSAMRRVLTKALINPQEYKKLTQGWAKDDSKFAAYMATSQKLYEEALASLGNPDPPAQFEDCPGLQKELKHNTFLEELVFWTVKYEFPQKVVCFLLNMLPDIKYKEALTEAFVVHYSRIAMILEKTTDSDMLSNRIVHVSVQLFSNENLAVRMTKEFCLLQVMVVSLKNMMSKILISRTLNARNISFSNRDPPMVVDCSLSVMKDHCYWPLVSDLNNVLSHRPVAVQFMSNDTLTNMWFSFLSYFQGMNVNLREQSQHIEFEPNTYYAAFSAELEASAYPMWALLSHLNNTNTVILTKKMLNNCLTALEEWTEIGNVADAFGENLVSFHIPLHRYLATFICQAVNVQQIPLSEVLPRNSLIASIIRHPLRVQVAFYEIVNGLWVRNGLQIKGQAMTYIQCNFCSSMVDADLYLLQILSTQLRAVDFMLDVVEKFHIRDWLSFFNGVDGSNSSTDSDNDTPMLESFLQFIATLCSNRTNLGVSYYEFGGSKYPILTRLEMVTLLCVADKPHSQLMELMPERCGTGQLRDFDAILEQVADYKAPIFEASGNMQQGLYIPKACVWEKLYDPIHVLLRAVQRKDFQNSMDRFTEFVKQNNLLPVGTVPWPPYRIPAKCNPAYEDPRRILETRVFHSVVWIILYKAVHMRNVSEHVMSLAVYLLEMALSISPPASSNFSQVCSQNTTNWLDVTNLDLATWFLSDWLSANLRTTIRYVVLPPSDIHSDIQHCFDHSAELEWNPYPEAYELSSASQSPLRRLLEETMSSDSEIDQSTASTSLVSSNVNESAIALPSSSHPYGMSYDLELARSAVAVASAYSVPQVRGIQESQPSSSSASSLASDLIPDIQRYLLPVLNRNSGALLQSRKSAVAISTTSSSSNSDSKIFNANESIISLLLKLHSHLSGHTDSFNPEKANSDNLDCRIGDGPAFIGKVLKRIMLLDDHCREEVLQCRQRLWPQRPFKDDGDKKDLEDKEKERKRIARERQKKLIETFAHQRDEFQKKNIDATGEDKMDWEGSDEPQEVVQKEYHCVICGQSSPSKEDKPMGLVVLVQATSILGHKKKINERPVLPVCDKDRANSSLRETLASDFEKKVEELNREFDTCSWWQSVNLGWEGGIHVQTCGHHLHLECLTSYLQSLRNQQRVVVDRFELKKGEYLCPLCRQLANSVLPMPPDVGENAAVSSRTDHIPTIISDIGNLMIDIEHSSHLQCSSNSSSALTEAIKKSMGDMTNCTYPKFVQRCDPQQVSTFFLFVTSIARTNLEIDIVQRGGSLLKPEEHSSTRESSSSLIPKRSCLMPLLHVLATHARLLAHPPVWETWQQLTGVVFKEHTSLTLNSDHRSVPLLLRDPAALLTQFVLLLPLNMDQMYFTGIVKLLYNLLYFQVMAQLSCHLKESERNYFRATELDMAAGILMKEFSLDHAMKLTIESMDAVHLYLEDGNLTNIEEPARKTLELQIQELCLPFLRVASVLRHHMYNEPLPGVLVEADEFVRLVYYLELVSCGMDRSKFNSAVVFTWPSENLNFVNFWFDQFSHYVSQNQVWARNFLSELHISWKQPRLLKLPRKYEVIFQYYHQKPCSYCQQVPQKGTVCLVCGTLVCFKQSCCRRERINETIQHSIDCGAGTAMFLVITSSSVIVVRGKRACIWGSVYLDVFGEEDNELKRGKPLFLSEERYNLLEQQWLSHRFDHTSKKWIMHRDAWLLDDLLQTRSSFAE; encoded by the exons ATGAACGCGATGGAACCTCCGAACTTGGTCCAACAAATCATGGACCGAGGGAAAAAAGGAGCTGCTGATTATCTGAAAAATTGTCGTTCACCCGAGCTTATATACGAAGTTTTAGACCAATTTCTGAATCCCGATGTTTTGATCAACAACGAAGAGTCTATCGACTGGATCAAATGGCTTATGGCTGGAGGTAAAACTCCAGATGAGTTTACCAACTTGG tcaaaaagtACAACAAAGCTACCACTTGCGGATTAGTGTGGACAGCGAATTTCATTGCTTATCGATGCAGGACATGTGGCATATCACCTTGCATGTCTTTGTGCGCCGAGTGTTTTCAAAGAGGTCATCATGAAAATCACGACTTCAATATGTTCCGAAGTCAAGCTGGTGGAGCCTGCGATTGCGGTGACACATCAGTTATGCGTTCTTCTGG ATTCTGTGATAAACATGGTGCTAATGATGAATCAGAATGTATGCAACCTCCGCCTGATCTAATGTATATCGCGGAGCATATTACCCCAagaatctttttcaaattaattttatacttGAGAAATATAGG ACGTGAAGCACATCCAAATAATAACGATGCTCATAACAGTTTTGACGCCGATAATTTTTTAACCATGTTAAGTGAATTAAGTAGTATGGGATCTGCGATGAGAAGGGTATTAACAAAAGCATTAATCAATCCTCAG GAGTATAAGAAATTAACGCAAGGATGGGCGAAAGATGATTCTAAATTCGCCGCTTATATGGCTACTAGTCAAAAATTGTACGAAGAAGCATTAGCATCTTTAGGAAATCCAGATCCTCCGGCTCAATTTGAAG ACTGTCCTGGATTACAAAAAGAATTGAAGCATAATACATTTCTAGAAGAATTAGTATTTTGGACTGTGAAATATGAATTCCCGCAAaaagttgtttgttttttattgaaCATGTTGCCGGATATTAAATATAAG GAAGCGTTAACGGAAGCATTTGTCGTCCATTATAGTCGAATAGCGATGATCTTGGAAAAAACAACGGATTCGGATATGTTATCGAATCGTATCGTTCACGTTAGTGTGCAATTATTCTCAAATGAAAATCTAGCCGTCCGTATGACGAAAGAATTCTGCCTTTTACAAGTTATGGTTGTCAgcttgaaaaatatgatgagCAAAATACTGATTTCAAGAACTTTAAATG CTCGAAATATTTCGTTTAGTAACAGAGATCCTCCAATGGTGGTGGATTGCAGTTTGTCAGTAATGAAAGATCATTGTTACTGGCCTCTAGTTTCCGATCTAAATAACGTATTATCTCATCGGCCGGTCGCTGTTCAGTTCATGAGTAACGATACGCTGACTAATATGTGGTTCTCGTTTTTATCGTATTTTCAAG GCATGAATGTGAATCTACGAGAACAGAGTCAGCATATTGAATTCGAACCGAATACGTATTACGCAGCATTCTCGGCTGAATTAGAGGCTAGCGCGTATCCGATGTGGGCGTTGCTATCCCATCTAAATAACACAAATACAGTGATATTAACgaagaaaatgttgaataattgcTTGACTGCGTTAGAAGAGTGGACTGAAATTGGAAATGTTGCCGATGCTTTCGGCGAAAATTTAGTCTCTTTTCATATTCCGTTGCATCGATATTTAGCCACGTTCATTTGTCAAGCGGTCAACGTGCAGCAAATTCCTTTATCTGAAGTTTTACCCAGGAATAGTTTGATCGCCTCTATTATAAGGCATCCTTTGCGTGTTCAG GTCGCATTTTACGAAATCGTTAACGGATTATGGGTCCGCAATGGATTGCAAATTAAAGGACAAGCGATGACATATATTCAGTGTAATTTTTGTAGCTCGATGGTCGATGCGGATTTGTATTTATTACAAATTCTATCCACTCAATTGCGCGCCGTTGATTTCATGTTAGATGTAGTTGAAAA gttTCATATTAGAGATTGGTTGAGCTTCTTTAACGGTGTCGATGGATCGAATTCGAGTACTGATAGCGATAATGATactcctatgttggaaagcttCCTGCAATTCATCGCCACCTTGTGCAGCAATCGAACCAATTTGG gTGTTTCTTATTACGAATTCGGCGGTTCCAAGTACCCTATTCTTACTCGTTTGGAAATGGTGACTTTATTGTGTGTCGCTGACAAGCCACATAGTCAGTTGATGGAGTTGATGCCAGAACGTTGCGGTACCGGACAGCTGAGAGATTTTGATGCAATTCTTGAGCAA GTGGCTGATTACAAAGCGCCGATTTTTGAAGCCAGTGGAAACATGCAACAAGGTTTATACATCCCAAAAGCTtgtgtttgggaaaaattataCGACCCTATTCACGTTCTCTTGCGAGCCGTCCaaagaaaagattttcaaaattcaatggaTCGTTTTaccgaatt TGTGAAGCAAAATAATCTGCTGCCTGTGGGTACTGTACCATGGCCTCCTTATCGTATACCTGCGAAATGTAATCCGGCTTACGAAGATCCTCGTCGTATTCTGGAAACTCGCGTATTTCACTCCGTCGTTTGGATAATATTGTACAAAGCTGTGCATATGAGAAACGTATCCGAACACGTCATGTCATTAGCGGTGTATTTATTAGAAATGGCTTTAAGTATTTCTCCTCCGGCTAGTTCCAACTTCTCACAA GTGTGTTCGCAAAACACGACTAATTGGTTGGACGTTACAAATTTGGACTTGGCTACTTGGTTTTTATCGGATTGGCTATCGGCTAATCTTAGAACGACAATCAGATATGTAGTACTTCCTCCTTCGGATATTCATTCGGACATTCAACATTGTTTCGATCATTCAG ctgAATTAGAATGGAATCCATATCCGGAAGCCTACGAATTGAGTTCTGCTAGTCAGTCGCCTCTCAGACGTTTACTCGAAGAAACCATGTCTTCGGATTCAGAAATTGATCAAAGTACTGCTAGTACGTCATTAGTTTCTTCGA ATGTTAATGAAAGTGCTATTGCGTTACCATCATCTAGTCATCCGTACGGAATGTCGTATGATCTGGAATTAGCTCGTTCCGCTGTTGCTGTTGCTTCTGCTTATTCTGTACCTCAAGTTAGAG GGATTCAAGAATCTCAACCTTCTAGTTCTAGTGCATCGTCTTTAGCTAGCGATTTAATACCTGATATACAAAGATATCTGTTACCAGTTCTCAATCGAAATTCG GGTGCGCTTTTACAGAGCCGAAAAAGCGCTGTAGCTATCAGTACTACTTCCAGTTCGTCGAATTCTGATTCTAAAATATTCAACGCAAATGAAAGTATTATATCGTTGCTCTTGAAACTGCATTCTCACTTGTCCGGTCACACAGATTCGTTCAATCCGGAGAAGGCTAATTCCGATAATTTGGACTGTAGAATCGGCGACGGACCTGCTTTCATTGGAAAAGTACTCAAACGTATTATGTTATTGGATGATCACTGCag GGAAGAAGTTTTGCAATGTCGTCAAAGGTTATGGCCTCAAAGGCCTTTCAAAGACGACGGTGATAAAAAAGACTTGGAAGATAAggaaaaagagagaaaacgaATCGCTCGTGaaagacagaaaaaattaatcgaaactTTCGCTCATCAAAGAGAcgaatttcaaaagaaaaatattgacGCTACCG gagAAGATAAAATGGATTGGGAAGGTAGCGACGAACCGCAAGAAGTTGTCCAAAAAGAATACCATTGCGTTATTTGTGGCCAGTCTTCTCCTAGCAAAGAAGATAAACCAATGGGTCTAGTTGTCCTTGTTCAA GCTACGAGCATACTAGGTCATAAAAAGAAGATCAACGAAAGACCAGTACTTCCGGTATGTGACAAAGATAGAGCTAATTCGTCTCTTCGAGAAACTTTAGCtagtgattttgagaaaaaagtcgAAGAGCTGAATCGCGAATTTGATACG TGTTCATGGTGGCAATCGGTTAATCTCGGCTGGGAAGGTGGCATTCATGTTCAAACGTGCGGTCATCATCTGCATTTAGAATGTCTAACGTCGTATTTGCAATCGTTGCGAAATCAACAAAGAGTTGTCGTCGACAGGTTCGAattaaaaaa AGGAGAATACCTATGTCCGCTGTGTCGACAGCTAGCCAATAGCGTGCTGCCAATGCCACCGGATGTCGGTGAAAATGCTGCTGTGTCGTCTAGAACTGATCATATTCCGACGATTATTTCAGATATCGGTAATCTGATGATTGATATTGAGCATTCGAGTCATCTACAATGTTCGTCTAATTCT TCTTCGGCTTTAACCGAAGCCATTAAGAAATCTATGGGTGATATGACCAATTGCACTTATCCGAAATTTGTACAAAGATGTGATCCACAACAGGTCTCCACATTTTTCTTATTCGTGACTTCGATCGCGAGAACAAATCTGGAAATCGATATCGTTCAACGTGGAGGCTCGTTATTGAAACCAGAAGAACATAGTTCTACCAGAGAGAGCTCATCCTCACTGATCCCAAAAAGATCGTGTTTAA TGCCACTACTTCATGTACTAGCCACTCATGCACGTTTACTGGCTCATCCTCCGGTTTGGGAAACGTGGCAGCAATTAACCGGCGTTGTTTTCAAAGAGCATACGTCGCTGACGTTAAATTCCGATCATCGAAGTGTGCCATTGCTGTTACGTGATCCAGCAGCGTTACTAACTCAATTCGTATTACTTTTACCTTTGAATATGGATCAAA TGTATTTCACCGGTATCGTTAAACTACTGTATAATTTACTGTATTTCCAAGTAATGGCTCAATTGTCGTGCCATCTCAAGGAATCGGAACGTAATTATTTTCGCGCTACCGAATTAGACATGGCCGCtggaattttaatgaaagaattctcACTGGATCATGCGATGAAATTAACTATCGAATCTATGGACGCTGTGCACCTTTATCTAGAAGATGGCAACCTAACTAATATCGAAGAACCAGCTCGTAAAACTCTAGAATTACAA ATTCAAGAGTTATGTTTACCTTTTCTACGAGTAGCTTCGGTTCTTCGTCATCATATGTACAACGAACCGCTACCCGGTGTTTTGGTCGAAGCGGATGAATTCGTGCGACTAGTTTATTACTTAGAATTAGTGTCTTGTGGCATGGATAGGTCGAAATTCAATTCGGCCGTCGTGTTCACTTGGccgagtgaaaatttgaactttgttAATTTCTGGTTCGATCAATTTTCACATTACGTATCCCAGAATCAAGTATGGGCGCGTAATTTCTTATCCGAATTACATATATCTTGGAAACAACCGAGATTGCTCAAGTTACCGCGTAAATACGAAGTCATATTTCAG TATTATCATCAAAAACCTTGCAGTTATTGTCAACAGGTACCCCAAAAGGGCACTGTTTGTTTAGTATGTGGTACTCTAGTCTGTTTTAAGCAGAGCTGCTGCAGGCGAGAAAGAATCAACGAAACTATACAA CATTCGATCGACTGTGGTGCTGGTACGGCAATGTTTCTTGTGATAACCTCTTCCTCTGTGATTGTAGTACGAGGTAAAAGAGCTTGTATTTGGGGCTCTGTTTACTTAGACGTCTTCGGCGAGGAAGACAACGAATTAAA GCGTGGAAAGCCACTTTTCCTCAGCGAAGAACGATATAACTTGTTAGAACAACAATGGCTGTCGCATCGTTTCGACCACACGTCAAAAAAATGGATTATGCATAGAGACG